The Methanothermobacter sp. CaT2 DNA window ATGCCTCGCACTTGAGAAGGGATATCCGCCCCTCCCTGATTATCCTTGTATCGGGTCTGTTGCATTCGTGGCATATGACGAATTTGTTGACGTAGTCCTCTATCCTCTCGTTTATGAGAAAGTGGGTGAATTTACCCTGGAGTATGGCCCTTCCACCCTCAAGGTTACCTGCGGTACCCAGTTCCCTCAGAAGGAATTTCAGAAGGTGCTGGGGGTCCCTGTTGAGGGCATCTGCGACCTCCCTGAAGTTCTGTATGAATGTCCTGTTTCCCTGTATAACTGAGTACGCCTTTGGAACCTCGAAACGTTTTGTTTCAAATACCTCTGGGGGCAGCTGCTCTATGGCCCTTTCAAGTAATTTTTCGTAATCATCCATAATCTATACCTCCGGTAAAAAGTGTGTAATGGAAAATTCAGACCACCTTAAGGTATCCCCTGGCGGGCTCAAATATTGCGCCCTTGTCCTTGAGGATCCTTATCAGTTCCTCAACCTTTTCCTCACTCACGTTATATCTATCCATCATCTCAGTTATAAGAATATTGGTGGGTGCCCTGCCACCGTAGTCCTCCTCGTATTCCCTTATGAGTTCAAGTAGCAGGCGGAACTTGTCCCTCTCAGATTTGGGTGTTCTCCCCTCAACCTTGTCGATGTCTATCTTACCTGTCTCAGGGTCGTACCCCACCTGTTTCAGGCATGCCTGGGACAGCTTTATGGCCTTTCTGGCGTCCTCTGCCTCCACGTGTTCCTTGAGTTTTATCTTTGCACTGGCCTCTGAGAGTCGCACAAGGGCCTCCAGCTGCCTTGCTGTTATGGGGACCGGCGAGTCCTCATCGGCTGCGCTGGCCCTCATTGATACGTAGAAGTCCTCAAGGACCTGCATCGCCTCATCTGTCAGCACTGGCCTCACATTCTTCCTTGCATAGGCTATGTACTTCCTCAGCAGTTCTGGATCTATTTCAAAGGGGGTGTGGTCCTCCTTATGTGTTTTCAGGATGTGCCTTGCAAGTTCCCTGTCCTTCTCCTCATCGGGTTTGTCTTCCACAACGAATATCAGGTCGAAACGTGACAGTATGGTTGATGGAAGGTCTATCTGTTCTGCAATTGATTTGTAACTGTCGAATCTCCCGAATTTTGGGTTTGCGGCTGCCAGGACAGAGCACCTTGAGTTGAGGGTTGCCATTATACCTGCCTTGGCTATGCTTATGGTCTGCTGCTCCAGTGCCTCGTGGATGGCTGAACGGTCCTCATCACGCATCTTATCCAGTTCATCCACACAGACGTTACCCTTATCCCCCAGGACAAGGGCACCGGCCTCAAGGGACCATCCACCGAATTCATCCCTCACAGCCGCGGCGGTGAGCCCAACCCCTGAGGTACCCTTACCGCTTGTGTATATCCCCCTGGGGGCCAGCTTTGACACGTACTTGAGCATCTGGGACTTACCTATACCCGGGTCCCCGACTATGAGGATGTGTATGTCCCCACGGAGGCGGGTCTTATCATCGAGCTCCTTCCCGGTCCCCCCAAAGAGCTGAAGTGCTATGGCCTCCTTTACCTCACGGTAACCGTGTATTGATGGTGCGGTGGACCTTATGATCTTCTCGTATATGTTGGGGTCGGCTGCAAGCTCCCTTATTTTTTCCTCGTCCTCCTCACTTATCTGGAGCTCCTCAAACTCCTGTTCAAGGAACTCGGTGTAGTTTCCGTATATGAAGTTCTTGAACCGCCTGGTCCTCTCATCGCGGACTGTCCTCAGTGTACCTGTGACCCTCACAATGTCCCCGGGGGTGAGGGTGTCAACCAGGTCATCCTCAAGGACGACTGTTATCTGGCGGGGCTGCTCACCACCTGAGAGGTTCTCAAGTGGCTCCTGGAGTTTCAGTGTCTGGGTGTCCAGGAACTCTGATTCGTCCTGCAGGAGCCTGAAGGACCTGCCACCACACTCTGAGCAGAGTGATGGCTCTGTGATCATGTTGGTGGACTGGCTGACCTCGTGGAGCCTCATGCAGCCCCTGCACTCAAAGACGGCCTTAACTATCCTGGGTCTTATCTCATCTGTCTTCCTAACAATACCGTCAACTGCAACGAATTTACCTATGAATTTACTCCGGAGCTCCCTGAGGGGTATGACGTTGCTGACCCCACTGAACCTTATGTTGAGGTCCACGTTCTTCCTCAGGGGATCAATGTTCCTTATGGCCTTCTGGGCGGCCCTTATCACATCGTCTGGTTTTTCAATTAGAAGGTCTGCAAGGTCGGGGTCGAACATTTCAAGGTCAAGGTAGTCGACTTCAATGGATCTGACGTTGGGATACTTCTCTATGGACTCAAATACCCTGTCCTTGTACTCCTTGAGTGAAAAGAATTCTTCGAATTTTGTGAGTGTCTTGCTCTTATCCACGGTTTTCATCATGAAAGTATATTATAACGACATTATAAAACCTTAATTGAGTGAGTGAACTAGCCCTTATGAACATGAAGATTTTTTTCACAGTCACTGAATGTAAGGTGAGATCATGAAGAGATCAAGGATAAACCTCTTTAAGGTAACATCAATGACCATATCAATTCTGGGAGTGCTTCTCATAGCGGGGACCATACTGATATTTGTATATATAGGTGTCGATGCGGTATCTGATGCCATATCTGGGAGTGTGGAGAAGGGTGCTGAGTACGATGAACTCGCAAAGCTCCAGAGCGATTACTCGTCACTGAAGGTCCAGTATGACTCGGTTAAAAAGGAGGTCTACCAGAGGAACAACGATAACCTGACAAAGACGTACCTGAATGCTGAGATAGAGCTTGTGAAGGCCAAGTCAGCGATTGATGACGTTAAAAGTGCTCTGGAGACAAACAAACCAAAATCTGAGGTTGATGATCGCATAAAAACAGCCAGGTATCAGCTTCAGGTTGCCTCACAGGCCCTGAATGATCTGAGGGTCCTCATGTGAGGCTGAGGGTTCTCTCCCATTTTTCCTTGAAGTTCCGCCCGACCTAATGGATGATTCTCTCCCATTTCCTTCTACCCTTGAAGTCCTGCCCCACAATGTACATCTCTGCGCTTGCCTTTCTTGATGAGGCGGGTTTTGTTGTTTTGAGTTTCCAGAAATCCTTCTTCATTTCCTTTATGACTTTATCGAGTTCAGGGCCCTGGAATGCCTTGATCAGGATG harbors:
- a CDS encoding translation initiation factor IF-2 subunit beta, yielding MDDYEKLLERAIEQLPPEVFETKRFEVPKAYSVIQGNRTFIQNFREVADALNRDPQHLLKFLLRELGTAGNLEGGRAILQGKFTHFLINERIEDYVNKFVICHECNRPDTRIIREGRISLLKCEACGAKAPLKNV
- the mcm gene encoding minichromosome maintenance protein MCM; protein product: MKTVDKSKTLTKFEEFFSLKEYKDRVFESIEKYPNVRSIEVDYLDLEMFDPDLADLLIEKPDDVIRAAQKAIRNIDPLRKNVDLNIRFSGVSNVIPLRELRSKFIGKFVAVDGIVRKTDEIRPRIVKAVFECRGCMRLHEVSQSTNMITEPSLCSECGGRSFRLLQDESEFLDTQTLKLQEPLENLSGGEQPRQITVVLEDDLVDTLTPGDIVRVTGTLRTVRDERTRRFKNFIYGNYTEFLEQEFEELQISEEDEEKIRELAADPNIYEKIIRSTAPSIHGYREVKEAIALQLFGGTGKELDDKTRLRGDIHILIVGDPGIGKSQMLKYVSKLAPRGIYTSGKGTSGVGLTAAAVRDEFGGWSLEAGALVLGDKGNVCVDELDKMRDEDRSAIHEALEQQTISIAKAGIMATLNSRCSVLAAANPKFGRFDSYKSIAEQIDLPSTILSRFDLIFVVEDKPDEEKDRELARHILKTHKEDHTPFEIDPELLRKYIAYARKNVRPVLTDEAMQVLEDFYVSMRASAADEDSPVPITARQLEALVRLSEASAKIKLKEHVEAEDARKAIKLSQACLKQVGYDPETGKIDIDKVEGRTPKSERDKFRLLLELIREYEEDYGGRAPTNILITEMMDRYNVSEEKVEELIRILKDKGAIFEPARGYLKVV